The following are encoded in a window of Thermoanaerobacter ethanolicus JW 200 genomic DNA:
- a CDS encoding bifunctional 4-hydroxy-2-oxoglutarate aldolase/2-dehydro-3-deoxy-phosphogluconate aldolase — protein MKSYEVLNKIKEVGICAIVRGTSVDSLYRIADSLIAGGIKAIEVAFNTPGAAKMIEKLVEKYSDQVLVGAGTVLDAETARIAILSGASFILSPSLNLEMIKICQRYNVLPVPGISTPTEAVTAWENGAQIVKVFPAGVFGPNYIKQLKGPLSQIEMMAVGAVNLDNFKDFIKAGACSVGIGSELVNNKLVEEGKFDEITKRAAAFVNAFKEVNGK, from the coding sequence ATGAAAAGCTATGAGGTATTAAATAAGATTAAGGAAGTAGGAATTTGTGCAATTGTAAGGGGTACATCCGTTGATTCATTATATAGAATTGCAGATTCACTGATTGCAGGGGGAATAAAAGCTATTGAAGTTGCATTTAATACCCCTGGTGCTGCTAAGATGATAGAAAAACTTGTTGAAAAATATAGTGATCAGGTATTAGTAGGTGCAGGTACTGTCTTAGATGCTGAAACTGCGAGAATTGCTATACTGTCAGGAGCATCATTTATATTATCACCTTCTTTAAATCTAGAAATGATAAAAATATGCCAAAGGTACAATGTACTACCTGTTCCGGGCATTTCGACACCTACAGAAGCAGTAACAGCGTGGGAAAATGGAGCGCAGATTGTTAAAGTGTTTCCTGCTGGAGTCTTTGGGCCAAACTATATAAAACAGTTAAAAGGACCTTTATCGCAAATAGAAATGATGGCAGTTGGGGCAGTAAATCTTGACAATTTTAAAGATTTTATAAAAGCTGGAGCATGTTCTGTAGGAATAGGCAGTGAGCTTGTAAATAATAAGCTTGTCGAGGAAGGAAAGTTTGATGAAATAACAAAGAGAGCTGCAGCATTCGTAAATGCATTTAAAGAAGTTAATGGTAAATAA
- a CDS encoding IS110 family RNA-guided transposase — MDVSLNDVKVHILDQEGNDASSRFSVENNPHGCDVIVSRILECCNKYNIQKVFIGLESTSVYGWHLQYYLADHSALKPYQPSITTFNANIINAFKKSLGNLPKNDWIDAFAIAEKLRFGRLPKSCSVDFRYLALQRLTRHRFHIVNSIVREKNYFLSNLFLKFSGLCQNKVFSNNFGATATEIFNEFFTLDDIAARPLDELAGFLVDKSKDRFDDPEATAKLLQEAVHKSYRINATVDDSLNFVIKSCFDNLQSLEKQKKAVEKAIINEVKGFNNEFLCLTSVKGIGPTIAAGLISEIGGISRFDNDNALAKFSGLYWSEYQSADFKAEDTYLKRTGNEYLRYYFIQAADQLRKYLPEFSQYYARKFKESKTHKHKRALVLTARKTVRLVFALLREEKLYKSPIMKGDDCIS, encoded by the coding sequence ATGGATGTAAGCCTGAATGATGTCAAGGTTCATATTCTCGACCAGGAGGGTAATGATGCTTCCTCTCGTTTTTCTGTAGAAAATAACCCTCATGGTTGTGATGTTATAGTTTCCCGTATCTTGGAGTGTTGTAATAAATACAATATCCAAAAGGTCTTTATTGGTTTGGAATCTACTTCAGTCTATGGCTGGCACCTCCAGTATTATTTGGCTGATCATTCTGCTCTTAAGCCTTATCAACCTTCTATTACTACTTTTAATGCTAATATTATTAATGCTTTTAAAAAGTCTCTCGGCAATTTACCTAAAAATGACTGGATTGATGCCTTTGCTATTGCTGAAAAACTGAGATTCGGTAGACTCCCCAAATCTTGTTCTGTAGATTTTAGATATCTTGCTCTCCAGAGGCTTACTCGCCATCGCTTTCACATTGTTAATAGTATTGTTAGAGAAAAAAATTATTTCCTCAGCAATTTGTTCCTTAAGTTTAGCGGTTTGTGCCAAAATAAAGTCTTTAGTAATAATTTTGGAGCAACTGCTACTGAAATATTTAATGAGTTTTTCACCCTTGATGATATTGCGGCTCGACCGCTTGATGAGCTTGCCGGCTTTTTGGTTGACAAGAGTAAAGATCGCTTTGATGATCCAGAAGCTACAGCTAAATTGCTTCAAGAGGCTGTTCACAAGTCTTATAGAATTAATGCTACTGTAGATGATTCTTTAAACTTTGTTATCAAGTCTTGCTTTGATAATCTACAGTCCCTTGAAAAACAGAAGAAAGCTGTAGAAAAAGCCATTATTAATGAGGTAAAAGGATTTAACAATGAATTCCTTTGTCTTACATCAGTAAAAGGTATTGGCCCAACCATCGCAGCCGGCTTAATATCTGAGATAGGCGGAATTTCAAGGTTTGATAATGATAATGCCCTTGCAAAGTTTTCCGGCCTTTATTGGTCAGAGTACCAGTCTGCTGATTTTAAAGCGGAGGACACATATCTCAAGCGTACTGGTAATGAGTATCTCAGATATTATTTTATTCAAGCAGCTGACCAGCTCAGGAAGTATTTACCTGAGTTCTCACAATACTATGCCCGCAAATTTAAAGAAAGCAAAACTCACAAGCATAAACGTGCTCTTGTATTGACTGCACGTAAAACTGTAAGGTTAGTCTTCGCTCTGCTGCGCGAAGAAAAACTTTATAAATCCCCAATAATGAAAGGAGATGATTGTATAAGTTAA
- a CDS encoding phosphoglycerate dehydrogenase, translating to MSKYKVVITARSFGESSDEPFNILKGNDCEVVKIPVDRPLSAEELIPLVKDADALIVGNDKVTEDVINAGKKLKVISRYGVGYDNVDLNAAKKKGIVVTNTPNANNNSVADLVIGLMLVLARNLLAVDRIVKSGGWKRIMGTEIYGKTLGIIGLGKIGKGVAKRAKGFDMNVLCYDVYPDLKFSEEYGVTYCSFEELLKQSDIVTIHVPLTPETKGLIGERELGMMKPTAFLINTSRGGIVDERALYNALANKKIAGAALDVMEQEPPINSPLLQLDNVVITSHIGGYTCEAITNMGIVAAKNVVLVLNKKEGAHIVNGE from the coding sequence ATGTCTAAGTATAAAGTTGTGATTACTGCTAGATCGTTTGGTGAGAGCAGTGATGAGCCGTTCAATATATTAAAAGGGAATGACTGTGAAGTGGTTAAGATTCCTGTTGATAGGCCTTTAAGTGCAGAAGAACTTATACCTTTAGTGAAAGATGCTGATGCACTGATAGTAGGTAACGATAAAGTAACTGAAGATGTAATTAATGCAGGCAAGAAGTTGAAGGTTATTTCTCGATACGGGGTTGGATATGATAATGTTGATTTGAATGCTGCAAAGAAAAAAGGAATTGTTGTAACAAATACTCCAAACGCTAATAATAACTCCGTGGCTGATTTGGTAATTGGGCTCATGCTCGTGCTTGCAAGGAATTTACTTGCTGTAGATAGAATTGTGAAATCTGGCGGATGGAAGAGAATAATGGGTACTGAAATCTACGGAAAGACTCTGGGCATAATTGGCTTAGGAAAGATAGGGAAAGGTGTTGCAAAGAGAGCTAAGGGTTTTGATATGAATGTACTTTGCTATGATGTTTATCCAGATCTAAAATTTTCAGAAGAATATGGAGTAACTTATTGCTCATTTGAGGAACTTTTGAAGCAGTCAGATATTGTAACTATCCATGTTCCATTGACACCGGAGACAAAAGGTCTTATTGGCGAAAGAGAACTTGGCATGATGAAACCAACTGCTTTCTTGATAAATACATCAAGAGGTGGTATTGTAGATGAACGCGCACTATACAATGCTTTAGCGAATAAGAAAATAGCAGGGGCTGCACTTGACGTTATGGAACAAGAGCCACCCATTAATAGCCCACTTCTTCAGCTTGACAATGTTGTAATAACATCCCATATTGGAGGATACACATGTGAGGCCATTACTAATATGGGAATTGTGGCTGCAAAAAATGTTGTACTAGTGTTAAATAAAAAGGAAGGCGCACACATAGTTAATGGCGAATAA
- a CDS encoding UxaA family hydrolase, which produces MPSIKKAILLNKADSVATALSQIQKGDVVDIIYNNETVNRLIALDDIEIYHKIAVVPIQSGNNVYKYGEVIGKAIKSIEIGQCVHIDNIESVRGKR; this is translated from the coding sequence ATGCCTAGTATAAAAAAAGCAATTCTTTTAAATAAAGCGGATAGTGTTGCAACGGCATTGTCACAGATTCAAAAGGGTGATGTTGTAGATATTATCTATAATAATGAAACAGTTAATAGACTCATTGCATTAGATGATATAGAAATATACCACAAAATCGCAGTAGTACCTATTCAATCCGGAAATAACGTTTATAAATATGGGGAGGTTATAGGTAAAGCTATTAAATCTATAGAAATTGGCCAGTGTGTTCATATAGATAATATAGAGAGCGTGAGGGGTAAGAGATGA
- a CDS encoding phosphoglycerate dehydrogenase has translation MKKWKVVSTAVTFGKINKEPVKRLEEFGCEVVLNPFGRPFTNEEIIRYASDADALIVGNDKVPGDVIKKCKKLKIIAKHGVGVDSIDVKTANQLGIVVTNAPGTNSEEVADLAFGLLHMLARGLYQANTDTKNGKWIKPVGISLSKKTIGIIGVGTIGTAVAKRATGYDMNILGYDIKKNPLALELGVKYVGLDELLSEADFISLHLPLTNDTLNILNADKFKLIKKGAIMINTARSQLIDNEALYNSLIDGTLKGYATDVYDFEPPMHLPLFDLPNVILTPHIGGTTVESNKRMGNTAVDNVIAVLKGETPPNIVLVD, from the coding sequence ATGAAAAAATGGAAAGTTGTTAGTACAGCAGTTACATTTGGAAAAATTAATAAAGAACCAGTAAAACGTCTCGAAGAATTTGGTTGTGAAGTTGTACTTAATCCTTTTGGAAGACCTTTTACAAATGAAGAAATAATAAGATATGCTTCTGATGCGGATGCACTGATAGTAGGAAATGATAAAGTTCCAGGGGATGTTATCAAAAAATGTAAGAAACTCAAGATTATTGCAAAACATGGAGTAGGAGTAGATAGCATCGACGTTAAAACTGCGAATCAATTAGGCATTGTTGTTACTAATGCCCCTGGCACTAACAGCGAAGAAGTTGCTGATTTAGCTTTTGGATTACTTCATATGCTTGCTCGTGGGCTTTATCAAGCAAATACTGATACAAAAAATGGCAAGTGGATTAAGCCAGTTGGTATAAGTTTAAGCAAAAAAACTATTGGAATTATCGGAGTTGGTACAATAGGTACTGCAGTGGCAAAACGAGCTACTGGATATGATATGAATATTTTAGGATATGATATCAAGAAAAATCCATTAGCCTTGGAGCTAGGAGTAAAGTATGTGGGGCTAGATGAACTTTTATCAGAAGCAGATTTTATAAGTTTGCATTTACCATTAACCAACGATACATTAAATATTCTTAATGCAGATAAATTTAAATTAATAAAAAAAGGTGCTATTATGATTAATACTGCTAGGAGTCAACTTATTGATAATGAAGCTCTTTACAACTCTTTGATAGATGGAACTTTAAAGGGGTATGCTACTGATGTATATGATTTTGAACCTCCAATGCATTTGCCTCTTTTTGATTTACCTAATGTTATATTAACACCTCATATTGGTGGAACAACTGTTGAATCAAATAAACGAATGGGTAATACTGCTGTTGATAATGTAATTGCAGTTTTAAAAGGCGAAACTCCTCCTAATATTGTTTTGGTTGATTAG
- a CDS encoding MFS transporter, giving the protein MRKNAYTIVIIYLLMMLIGIVENVKGPLIINIKTFYGVDYTMMGLFLSVGSFGFILSTFLGGFLADKIGRKSVLISGLILIIAGILGIFAARKFIVFLIFAFVMNMGMGLLEIGINAVASIVFIVNQALMMNLLHFFYGVGAIISPNMTAKLLHINFSWQQVYLTVGAIAFILMLAALEIKIHGEKKHIAGDKIDYIQILSDKRMWLFASMLGFYIASELGVGNWVVTFFSAQYKMDNTISSLYLGLFFAAFTFGRLVGGFIVERIGYIKSLFIFSLVSSILIASGMAGRNFAFLISVAGFFYSIIFPTTIAIVMKEFKQHVTIIIAIILTISSTINMLANFLIGRLNDIFGVFIGFSAILIFMILVVFMSLILAKTETTDDLEKV; this is encoded by the coding sequence TTGAGAAAAAACGCGTATACAATTGTAATAATTTACCTTTTAATGATGTTAATAGGAATAGTAGAAAATGTCAAAGGACCGCTGATAATAAATATCAAGACTTTTTATGGTGTTGACTATACTATGATGGGCTTATTTTTGTCAGTTGGAAGTTTTGGATTTATTTTATCGACTTTTCTAGGAGGATTTTTAGCCGATAAAATAGGCCGTAAGTCAGTATTAATAAGTGGTCTAATCCTTATAATAGCCGGAATACTTGGAATTTTTGCAGCTCGTAAATTTATTGTATTTCTTATTTTTGCTTTTGTGATGAACATGGGGATGGGACTATTGGAGATTGGCATAAATGCAGTTGCTTCAATAGTTTTTATAGTAAACCAAGCACTTATGATGAATTTGCTTCACTTTTTTTACGGAGTTGGAGCTATTATTTCCCCAAATATGACAGCAAAACTGTTACATATCAATTTTTCGTGGCAACAAGTTTATTTAACTGTTGGAGCAATAGCTTTTATACTAATGTTAGCCGCACTTGAGATTAAGATACATGGAGAGAAAAAACATATTGCGGGAGATAAAATAGATTACATACAAATCCTAAGTGACAAACGCATGTGGCTTTTTGCAAGTATGCTTGGATTTTACATTGCCTCTGAACTTGGCGTAGGCAATTGGGTTGTCACATTTTTTAGCGCACAATATAAAATGGACAATACAATAAGTTCTCTCTATCTTGGGCTTTTCTTTGCGGCATTCACTTTTGGCAGATTAGTTGGGGGGTTTATTGTTGAAAGAATTGGTTATATAAAAAGTTTGTTTATATTTTCTTTGGTTTCTTCAATACTTATTGCATCTGGAATGGCCGGAAGAAATTTTGCATTTTTAATTTCAGTAGCAGGATTTTTTTATTCAATAATTTTCCCAACGACAATTGCTATAGTCATGAAAGAATTTAAACAACATGTAACTATTATAATCGCCATTATTTTGACAATAAGTTCAACAATAAATATGTTGGCAAATTTTTTAATTGGAAGATTAAACGACATTTTTGGAGTTTTTATTGGATTTTCAGCTATATTGATATTTATGATTTTAGTCGTATTTATGTCTTTAATTTTAGCGAAAACAGAAACAACTGATGATTTAGAGAAAGTCTGA
- a CDS encoding PTS transporter subunit IIC has product MFTMIVKTFGAAVLLPIVILIFELILGVKFSKALRSALYIGVGLNGLVSVLNPYFMGLIGKAVSDMITTGGVHLPYVDTGWALLAAVGYSTQIGALIIPIGIIVNIIMLLLHWTDTLDLDVWNFWHWAFIGSMVYYATNNLVYGLLTAVAVEMFLLILADITAPTMQTFFNLPGLAFPHASGQGGTLIAVPLKWFFDKIGLTKIQISSRTIREKFGILGDSVVVGFIIATIIGFIAWRNKLGDMQTWSGILALGIGTGAFIYLYPKATGALLEGFVSLNERVREVLSKRGVNRKLNFGMDSALTIGHPDVLTTGLLTMLTTVPLIFLLPGNKFIMLADLGVTPFFLASAVTAIMGGNIIASYITTVIAVIITLYFASAASPLFAHIVTLIGTQLPDTGKAIVGADMRPLHGLFWLLGQSPIGLVVAFIGIFAMLFFFKRSPEVWYKAFGYKGNESKAKI; this is encoded by the coding sequence ATGTTTACGATGATTGTGAAAACCTTTGGGGCTGCTGTTCTACTTCCTATTGTAATACTAATTTTTGAATTAATTCTTGGAGTAAAGTTTTCTAAAGCTCTCAGATCAGCACTTTACATAGGTGTAGGTCTTAATGGTTTAGTATCAGTCTTAAATCCGTATTTCATGGGATTAATTGGGAAAGCAGTTTCGGATATGATAACTACGGGAGGAGTGCATTTACCATATGTTGATACTGGTTGGGCTCTTTTAGCAGCAGTGGGTTATTCAACACAAATTGGGGCACTGATTATTCCTATTGGTATAATTGTTAACATTATAATGCTTTTATTACACTGGACAGATACTTTAGACTTGGACGTATGGAATTTCTGGCATTGGGCTTTTATAGGCAGCATGGTTTATTATGCGACTAATAATCTGGTATATGGGTTATTAACTGCGGTAGCAGTTGAAATGTTCCTTCTTATACTTGCCGATATAACTGCTCCTACCATGCAAACATTCTTTAATTTACCAGGGCTTGCTTTTCCGCATGCAAGTGGTCAAGGAGGAACATTAATAGCTGTTCCTTTGAAATGGTTCTTTGATAAAATTGGATTAACCAAGATACAAATTAGTTCACGAACTATAAGAGAAAAATTTGGTATTTTAGGAGATTCTGTTGTTGTGGGCTTTATAATAGCTACAATTATAGGGTTTATTGCATGGAGAAATAAATTAGGTGATATGCAAACTTGGTCTGGGATATTGGCATTAGGCATAGGAACAGGTGCTTTTATCTACTTATATCCCAAAGCAACCGGAGCTCTCTTGGAAGGATTTGTATCTCTTAATGAGAGAGTAAGAGAGGTACTTTCTAAGAGAGGCGTTAATAGAAAATTAAATTTTGGGATGGATTCAGCTCTTACTATTGGACATCCGGATGTTCTTACTACAGGGCTTCTGACTATGTTGACTACTGTACCTCTTATATTTTTGCTACCAGGTAATAAATTTATCATGTTAGCAGATTTAGGAGTAACACCCTTTTTCTTAGCTTCAGCTGTAACAGCAATAATGGGAGGAAATATTATTGCTTCTTATATCACTACAGTTATTGCTGTAATTATAACATTATACTTTGCCAGTGCAGCATCTCCACTTTTTGCCCATATAGTAACTTTGATAGGAACCCAGTTACCTGATACTGGTAAAGCCATTGTTGGCGCTGATATGAGACCTTTACATGGATTGTTTTGGTTACTGGGGCAATCACCTATAGGACTTGTTGTAGCATTTATAGGTATTTTTGCGATGCTATTTTTCTTTAAGAGAAGTCCTGAAGTATGGTATAAAGCATTTGGTTATAAAGGCAACGAAAGCAAAGCAAAAATTTAA
- a CDS encoding UxaA family hydrolase — MKIKAYKRPDGKYGIRNKVLILPSVGCANETARLISEQVQGTTYITNPKGCGQIGSSVELMHRTLIGLTLNPNVYGTIIVGLGCETIQAYDLYEEVKKRSNKPVEVISIQREGGTLKTIQKGIKLARKMVEEMSKIEREEVDISNITLATNCGGSDATSGIAANPTLGYCSDILIKEGATVFLGETTEFIGAEHILARRAKNEKVRNNLLTIVKNLENEFIRLGIDVRGANPSPGNIKVFR, encoded by the coding sequence ATGAAAATTAAGGCATACAAAAGACCAGATGGTAAATATGGAATAAGAAATAAAGTTTTAATTTTACCTTCTGTAGGATGTGCAAATGAAACAGCGAGATTAATATCAGAACAAGTTCAAGGTACGACATATATAACTAATCCAAAGGGATGCGGGCAAATTGGAAGTAGCGTGGAACTTATGCACAGGACTTTAATAGGGTTGACTTTAAATCCTAACGTATATGGAACCATTATAGTTGGATTGGGATGTGAAACTATTCAAGCTTATGATTTATATGAAGAAGTTAAAAAAAGGAGTAATAAACCAGTAGAAGTCATAAGTATACAAAGAGAGGGAGGAACACTAAAAACCATACAGAAGGGAATTAAATTAGCACGAAAAATGGTAGAAGAGATGTCAAAAATAGAGCGTGAAGAAGTTGACATTTCTAATATAACATTAGCAACTAATTGTGGAGGTTCTGATGCTACTTCTGGAATAGCTGCTAATCCAACATTAGGATATTGCAGTGATATTTTAATAAAAGAAGGGGCTACAGTATTTTTGGGTGAGACTACAGAATTCATTGGAGCGGAACATATATTAGCCAGAAGAGCAAAAAATGAAAAAGTTAGGAATAACTTATTAACAATAGTTAAAAATTTAGAAAACGAGTTTATTAGATTAGGAATAGATGTTAGGGGCGCGAATCCTTCACCGGGAAATATTAAAGTATTTCGGTAA
- the dgoD gene encoding galactonate dehydratase, which translates to MKITSLKVYKVKPRWIFLKIDTDEGISGWGELISGTKTETVVAGAYEMGEYLIDKDPRQIEDMWQVIYRSFFRGGPINMTILSGIEMALWDIKGKYYNVPVYEFLGGKARDKIMVYSWIGGDRPSDVVEAALDRKNKGFKAIKMNATEELHYIDSYKKIEAVIERVASIRDAVGYEMEIGIDFHGRVHKAMAKVLAKELEKYRPMFIEEPVLPENNEALKEIASYTSIPIATGERLYTRWGFKDVLKSGVVDIIQPDVALTGGILEAKKISAMAEAFDVAVAPHAPYGPIALAATLQLDICTPNVFIQEQSLGIHYNQGFDLLDFVKNKEIFAYKDGFVDIPTGPGLGIEIDEELVKKVDMEGLHWTNPKWRNYDGTVAEW; encoded by the coding sequence ATGAAGATTACATCATTAAAGGTATATAAGGTAAAACCAAGATGGATATTTTTAAAGATAGATACAGATGAAGGGATTAGTGGATGGGGTGAATTGATTTCGGGTACTAAAACAGAAACAGTTGTTGCAGGCGCATATGAAATGGGAGAGTATCTTATTGATAAAGACCCGAGACAAATTGAGGATATGTGGCAAGTAATATATAGGTCCTTTTTTAGAGGCGGTCCTATAAATATGACAATTTTATCAGGCATAGAAATGGCATTATGGGACATAAAAGGCAAATATTATAATGTGCCAGTATATGAATTTTTGGGCGGAAAAGCAAGAGACAAAATAATGGTTTACTCATGGATTGGTGGAGACAGACCCTCAGATGTAGTGGAAGCAGCTTTGGATAGGAAGAATAAAGGTTTCAAGGCAATAAAAATGAACGCCACAGAGGAACTTCATTATATTGATTCATATAAAAAAATTGAAGCTGTTATTGAAAGAGTGGCATCAATAAGAGATGCTGTTGGTTATGAAATGGAGATAGGGATAGATTTCCACGGACGTGTTCATAAGGCAATGGCTAAAGTTTTAGCTAAAGAATTGGAAAAATACAGGCCGATGTTTATAGAAGAACCTGTATTACCCGAAAACAATGAAGCACTGAAGGAAATAGCAAGTTATACATCCATACCTATTGCGACAGGTGAAAGATTATATACTAGGTGGGGATTCAAAGATGTATTAAAAAGCGGTGTTGTAGATATAATTCAACCCGATGTAGCATTAACAGGGGGTATTCTTGAAGCTAAAAAAATATCTGCTATGGCAGAAGCGTTTGATGTAGCTGTAGCTCCACATGCTCCGTATGGTCCAATTGCACTTGCTGCTACATTACAATTAGATATCTGTACACCTAATGTGTTTATACAAGAACAAAGCTTAGGCATACACTATAATCAAGGTTTTGATTTACTTGATTTTGTAAAGAATAAAGAAATCTTTGCGTATAAGGATGGCTTTGTCGATATTCCAACGGGCCCAGGACTTGGTATTGAAATCGATGAAGAATTAGTCAAAAAAGTTGATATGGAAGGATTACATTGGACTAACCCAAAGTGGAGGAATTACGATGGAACGGTAGCTGAGTGGTAA